In Erigeron canadensis isolate Cc75 chromosome 8, C_canadensis_v1, whole genome shotgun sequence, the DNA window GCAAACACTCAAAACCTAAGCAATTTGTTGATATGCCTTGGACTTTATATTGCTAATTGTTTCATACTGATTGTGCAGTCATGGCTACGATCATATCTACGTTATCACAGTACCAGTCAAGTAATAGTTGGTGCAGTCGTGGGTTCGAGTTTTTCACTATTATGGCTTTGGGCATGGGAAGCAATTGTTCATACGACATATAACTCTAATTTGTGGGCTCGCATCCTTGTTCTTGTTGGAGCTACTATTTCATGTGTAGGATTCTTTTTGCATATTATCCAACATTGGATTAAAGGTGAAGATTGATTGTCTTTTCTGCATTTCTTGATAGGTCTAAATGATCCAAAAGGATAGTTGCACATTGTAGACAACTTGGCCTCATCAAAACCACAATAACTTTCATTATTTATGTAGATGTTTCATTGTGGgttcttcatttttttaaagtaattatAGAAAATCACCATCCATTTATGTAATATCTTACTGTTTTCTTATACTAAATGACTTCAACTGTTAATGAACTTGATCTGATTTGACACAATTCTTACAAGTACTATTTTTCCTAAACATATTCTCGATATCTGCAGGtataattttatcatttgtgtTCATAAACTTACCTTAATTTGATGATATCCTTTAACAATTGTTGCTAACCAGAAATCTTTTTCCCCACACTTCAACTTGAGTTAATTGATAGAGGGGTTAGTAGGTCTGTGAAtctgataataataacaaagcaTTTGCCAATGATGGCCACCTCTGTCACACATTCTCAGTTTTACTTAAGGTCTTGGGTTTAATCTTCGTTAAACCTTGGGGTTTTTTTCTTCGATTACTTGTAATGGCTCATGATTCACATTTTTGTTGTCTAGGATACATGTAAGGTTTCACTATTATACAGTGAGGTTTCTTTAATTTCGTATCCCGATTAAATGTTtgaagaaaaataacaaaaatatttccTGATGCATACAATAATGTGTGAATCTGATGATCTCTCTCTTGTATAATTATCCAAATTAAGATTCAAGGGCCGTGATTTTGGCCATTTGTAAGATGTAACACCCTAATTTTTGAATGGTGATGTTGtaatgttatgtatatatatattacattataaagcagatctttcctgtttacattttaagtgtctaacatttactttctcaaaatgcccatatttcaattctatatttacctaccttttctctctcctcaaatctcaaccaatcatttattttctctctcctccataaatcatttattcctccgattcattcaaaatcttttatctcaaaaaccgtacatcgataaattataaaaattatatgggtgttcttaaaatttcatgcttttttattagagatgtcattcgatatactttcgacgaatttttaaatccgagggcggaccccgtacggctaaggcatttggctatcacactcattgacctatcacctctatcatctcaccgccgcaatgcgcgggtacttgctctcgtatttattaataaaaagtaaaataagcaTTTCTTTATGAAAACTATagtgtttatttaaaaaagagtAATAATGGATCATCCTAATTAATCAATCTATTAATTCTCCATTGTCTTCTTCACCTTTTTCATCAACCATTCTGCAAAATCGACTTTCAAATATAATACTTGCGACTTTGCGAGTGAGGCGACAAATTTTGTATCTTTACTTGATAACTTTAGGTACTTGACAACCATAACTTATATTTTCATGTCTCTATAAGTTTATCCTCTATTAGACACAAATGTAATACATTTTTAAGTTACAACATATACAACGTATATATACTCATGTAATTTATAAAGGTATTTTAATGTGTGAGTTGAGaaagtattaaaaattaaaagtattttaggtttttaaaaataaaaggtttACAGGAAaaaatagtttgttttataaggaaataaaaataatattaatgaacctaaatttaatggttaaaaaagaaaaaaaagctaGGTAactttacaattaaaaaaaaaactttataatattGACTTGTAATATCAACATCAAAGTTAaacaaatgttttaaaaaattgcaGATGGACAATTAAAAATGTCACGGTGGTAGTCGTTTATTTGATCAAATGTCCTACGAATCTATAGTTAGGTCAACTCTAAGATTCCTATTTTGGACAAGatgtatgtttgttttttgttctAATTGCGAATCAGATATTACAATAAAAGGTTTAGATTAGGTTGTTTTAACCAAGTTTATGATAAAGAGTCTCAAGGATTAACAACTTGAGGGGCCCTTTAAGCTCATACTCTATTAGATAAACTCCGATAACACCATTGCTATGATGATACACACTCAAATAATACTCGCACAATACATTAAATATAGATCGACTAGCATGCTACCTATGTATTGTAGCGGATAGGACTATCAGAGCTTTTTTCCGTGATTATTAAAAATAGCATGGTAATAGCTCTTTTCCGTGATATATCGCAcaatatattgattttgaaagatATTTTCAATTGGGGGCTATATTTTTCTATTAGATAGTATTGGTAAttgcttaaaataaaaattgaatcctatgtcaatcaaaaataaaatacaacttgtaatttaattactatAAGCAGTTAGGAATGATGGTGGTCGAAGACTGAGGACTTCGATGACTGCctatttttagtcatcaaacACGCCcatatattttagttatatattatttaattttttgaaaaatgaatttcaCTGAAAATtttgtgtcgtgattcgacagcgagaggtctagcatacgttgtcttaatcgggtatGCGCTAAAAAACTTCTTTGAAGTagaaatgtttatttcaaataGCCAATATTTTCATTGAAAGGAAGAAATGGTATGTgacatttcaagtttcaaagtcCATATAGaagtttttcatatatatttggattttttacatgtttttgaGTCATAAATTATAGTCATTATTATGTTAAATTATGATTATGGATTTAATAATGAACTAAACGTCAAAATAGTGTGGATTAATATGTTTGAGTCCtgtatgatttttaattatgaatttgttATCTTTAATTTTAGTTGGTAAATTGATAGTTgttatatctttaaaaatagaATGCTTGTCTctttaggtaaaaaaaaaaaatttagcccCGTCCTTTAAAGTTTCTGGATTCGTCACtgctttcaaccattgagctaaagtTCAAAGacaatttactttattttagttatatatatataggctttaggtaaaataaaacaaatattaaaatacaacAAATACTCGTAAAACAAAACCAAtagggttggtggcccattggtaaagTTTTTGACCTTTTggaggatccacctgggttcgaatcCCACTTGTGGATTAATTAATAGGAGTTTTTTGAGAGTTCTGGTTTCcaggcatacgtgtaatttaggagtaggagtagaataaaagtcgttcaaaaaaaaaacaaataaaacaataggtttttcttcaatGATAATCACCGcgtatcatgaaaatcatcgtacatcaatagTTTCGTAAATCTTcgtacatcaatttaaccatgatctaaggatGAAGATATTGTCTTATTTGAaatactttaatacttgttttactatACTTTATGCTATTTATTAGTAGGTGAAATATTTAAAGATGGAAATCGTTTGACCTATattacttttgttttatattaacaAAGGTAAAATAGGAATAATATCACAATCCCTAGAGAAATATACTGTACATTTTAACACTCTTTAAAATGCAGCAGGGTTATTATAAAAtcacaaaaccaaatgaaacaCCTTCGAAAATACACCCATATAATCCAACACAATATCTTATTGCATTATGTCGCCTGCAGGAGTGACATTTTTCTTAAACCCATTAACAACTCCAAACCATTATCACAAATTCAACAAAGTTTTTCCTAGAGCCAAGTTTTGTAGTCCCTTTTGTAGCTTGAAGGAAGAATCTGTCATCGTCTATCCGAAGTTTTTTAAATACGAAAAAAGTATGCCGaaatttgttgataatgtcaaTATCAGAGGCACTAATCTTGCAACTTCTGCTTTTGAACAGCGAGCTAATGGGATACACATTATCTTTAATCGATTGGTAGGACTTATTAACTTAATTCTGTTTTAGTACTTTTTTTcgagtatatataaagaatgggaagtgatattggtACCATTTCATTTGATAGATGTACCACAGATATGTATTACTGGCTTGTACAGTTAACTATAAAACTTGTACGTTGTGGTACATTTATCAAAatttgtggtacgaatatcatctCCCATAAAGAATGGATGGATGAATTATTTTTAATCTTATGGTATGTTGAAATATTCCAGAGTAAATGGATTACTGCTGTAACTTTTGGTGGTTTGATTCTGTTGAGGCATGATGGTCTTGCATTATGGGCTGCAACTGGGTCCGTTACAAACTTTTTACTGTCAGTTATTTTGAAGCGGATCTTGAAACAAGAAAGGCCTGTTTCTCAAGTGTCGTCTGGGCCCGGAATGCCATCTTCGCATGCCCAATCCATATTTTTCTCTCTTGTATTTGTGATTCTGTCAGGTATGTAATATTTTGTTCCACTCCTTTTTTTGTAGATCGAGTTTGAAAGACATTCACTACAACATAAATTTGATTCTGGGCACTTTTAGGATTGGGAAGTGATCTGTATACCACCGGATTTTGACCGTGCACCACCAAACATGCTATATAAtgttgtactgtacaacactTTAAAACACATCTGGTGGTGTATGGTAAAAACAGATGATGTACAGGCTCTAAGAAATACATAAAAtttgttactttatttatttgcgCTCTTAAATGCGTataaatatacaacaaaaaaattttacatGCATTTTTAAGTGAGTAGATATGTTCTATTTGGTGTATAGATATTCCATGCACCCAATTTTTATGCAAAGTTGATTTTAAGAGTAAAAAAACGGGGTGTATAGAAAAACACAATAGTTTTAGGacatacaattatatattaagaGGTTTTAAGGAGGGGCAAACCCGACCTGAACAATAAATGCATCGCATTCTGATGCATTTAACTtattagctttttttttaacCCAACATTATtctctaaatttttattatttaaaatatttctcATTCAATAACACACGAACAGTATATTATCGTTCTTAATTTTTTATCGTCacatatcttttgatttcttccTCTCAATCTCCATAGAATGTTTTTAAGGCATATTCTTATTGTTCTCTATAACAGTGATCGAATTGATGGGGTCAAGTGGAGTTACGACAATCCTTGGTGTTCTAATCGTAACGATTGGTTCATATTTTGTACGTATTCATATTAAACCTTTCATGCCATTTTTTAAACGTTTGTTTGTTGTTACTTCAACTTAGTAAGTGTTGTTATAGCAATGATCCAAGTAGATTGATAAAGTTTGGATAGATTAGACAATATTAACACGTTTGTTTCCTGACATAAcaatttcatattttaaatgTGTTTGATATGTTCGATTAACACATTATTATCATAAGTatatgatagatatatataaggtaGTATATAAATGATAACACTcttaaattttttgtgaaatattgatatatcaaaatataaaatacatgatTACATTCAatatttcactatatatataatcgtctaatcaataataattaatgtaactaatatatttttaatgtttttgttaacTTAATTTTTGAAACATTTTAAAACTTCATGTTTGCGTTTGTATTTTGGTAGAccgattttttttaattttttttttgttaatataacatgtttattatgattatttttgcAATTAATAATGAGTGTAAATTTATCCAATAACTATCATCTATGCAGGCATGGCTAAGAGTATTCCTAAATTATCACACCACAAAACAAGTGGTAGTCGGCACAATTGTCGGGTCCATTTTTTCGGTTTTGTGGTTTTGGGCATGGGATATAATAGTTCATGAAGCTTATAACACGTATATGTGGGttcaagtttttttatttgtaggaGTTGCTTGTTACTATTTAGGCTTTATTTCCTACCTGTTTTTGCATTTGACAAAAGATGAATCATATTGATCGATTTTGTACGTTTTTCATATCGACATTATCTTGTTCGGTATGACGACGTACAAATCAATATACTATTGATTTGTATAGTGTTAGTATCCTTctcattattcaatgtatcaatATCCAATTGTTGTTATGCGTGTTTAGTTACgtaaaatgttttttaatttttaatttttagttttaagaaATGGTTTCATTTCTAGAATCAtttctataaaataaataaaagatttaaaaacaaattcaaaacaaaaagaatGTTATTTTCATTTCCCATATGAGAAAACCTGTTCAATTATTTAAATACTTAGTTAAGTGGGGTTGAGGGTGGGGGCGTGGGCGTGGGCATGGCAGGGGCGTATATAATTTGATGTTTCTAaaattcaaataattaaaataaaagtggaaaatcataaaaaaaaaaaaatctttctaatatTTCATACAAAAGTGGAAACCAATATTTTTCTATTatcataaaaaattatttttgaaaaactatAATTTAATCGCATAATCTGTTTTATCTTTTTTGGAAagcaaaaattttaaataaagaaacgggtcaagtttttaattttgagtGAACCAATGCCCAAAAGAGTTTTCCTGGACATAAATTTGAGCAACTAATGCTGACCAAGCCATTTTCCatattttgaaaaatctttCATCCCAAAGTCACAAATTGCTCAATAACTTTACAtggcaaagaaaaaaaaaaaaaaagtaatacaaAGTTTAAAGAACCCAGTACGGACTTTGTGAGGGTAACACGCCCTCCATATGACAACTGTCTTGCCTTCTAACTTTTGACCTGTTGGAGAATCGGTCAATGACGTTATTTTGGCTGTCAATATTTTTCATAGATCTTAGAGCATAATTGTCTAGCCTACAAATCCTTATTATTTGACTTCGGCCATTCTCCGAAAAGTAGGATGTCATCAGCATATTGTAGAAGAGAAACGTTCATGTTACATTTAACATCCTGGCAAAAAGTATCGAGCAAAGTGCTTGAGTATGTTATGTATCTATAATTGACAATGTGTACCTgttatttttcttcattttggCCAGGTTAAAGATTataaggcctctccttataaggCTTCTAGCCCGCGTCTGCCTTGCGTCCGACGCGCAAGAAGCGGAAGATGTTACTAGCACCAAGGCGTCTAAAGGGCGCGTCCGGTGATTGCTTCCAAAATCGAACGCCGCAtccagtggtgg includes these proteins:
- the LOC122610194 gene encoding lipid phosphate phosphatase epsilon 1, chloroplastic-like → MGSDIGTISFDRCTTDMYYWLVQLTIKLSKWITAVTFGGLILLRHDGLALWAATGSVTNFLLSVILKRILKQERPVSQVSSGPGMPSSHAQSIFFSLVFVILSVIELMGSSGVTTILGVLIVTIGSYFAWLRVFLNYHTTKQVVVGTIVGSIFSVLWFWAWDIIVHEAYNTYMWVQVFLFVGVACYYLGFISYLFLHLTKDESY